ATGGACGCTATGGCCTTGACGAATATGAATGATATGATCAGCCCCACTCCCCCGACGGAGACCACGAGCTTCAGGATGGTCTCGATCATCCAGTTGAAGGAGACGAGCGTAGGCCTCCAGGGGCTCCCCACCATGAGGAGGATCGCCAGCACGAGCAGGGCTGTTGAGGAGATGGCACCCAGCCCGTGGAGACCCTTCTTCATCTCCGCTATGAAGAGAGATGCCGCTATGGCCAGCAGTATCAGGCTCACCAGGTCCACGCTGACGCCCATCCCGGCCACGGCAAGGAGTATGAGGACTATGCCCGCCAGCTCAGCCCCCCAGCCGGGGGATGAGATGCCCACTATAAGCATCATGAACCCTATGCTGAAGAGCACGCTGGAGAGGAGGGGGTCCGACAGGTACCTCATTATCTCGACCCTGGGGCTCGTCGGGAGGTACTCCACGGATGCCGGGTAGACGGAGAGGTTGAACGTCACCTCCCCCCTCCTGACCACCCTGCCGTTGGCCCTCTGCAGGAGGGATTCCAGTGAGGGCTCAACAGCCTCTATCAAGTGCGCTCTGAGCGCCTCCTCAGCCATCAGGTTGACGTTCGCTCTGACCAGGAGCTCAGCTGCTGTCTCATTCCTGCCGTGCATCGCAGCGTAGCTCCTCATCTTGGCCGAGTAGGCGTTCAGGTACTTCGACTCGTTGAGCGGGGTGTAGCCCACGACGGGCTGGGCGGATCCTATGGTGGAGTAAGGTGACATTGCCGCGTAGTCCGTGGCCATCAGTATGTAGGTGCCAGCGGAGAGGGCCTGGCTCCCCTGGGGGTAGACGTAGCCTATGACGGGAACCTTTGAGGAGAGGATCACCTCAACCACGCTGAAGGTCGCGTCCGCCTGCCCACCGAAGGTGTTTATCTGGAGCACCAGAGCATCGTACCCACTCTCGGCCGTGGCCACGGCTAGCTTCACCTGCTCCACGGTGGCTGGTGAGATGTAGCCCGTGACGTTCGTCACCAGCACCCTGTTTCCGGCATCCGCTTGAAGGGGGCAGATCAGCAGGGCTAAAAACGGGAGGAGGATGAGGAGCCCGGCTGTCCTCATTTCCCTTCCTCCTTCCTTGCAGCTATGGCGTAAGCGAGAGGGGAGGGCCCTCCCTCAGTTATTATCACCATGTTCCTCTCCCTCGCTATCTCAACCCACGTCTGAAGCTCCCTGAGCCTCATCGCGTGCGGGTTCCTCGCGTAGAACTCGGCGGCCTCGGCCATCTTCTGAGCGGCCATGAGCTCCCCCTCGGCCATTATGACCCTCGCCCTCCTCTCCCTCTCCGCCTCCGCCTGCTTGGCTATGGCCCTCAGCATCTCCTCCGGGAGGACCACGTCCCTTATCGCCACCTGGGTGACCTTTATCCCCCAACCCTCCGTCACCTCATCGACTATCGTCTGGATCCTCTTGCCGAGCTCATCCCTCCTGGTCAGTAGCTCGTCGAGCTCCACCTGACCGACGACGTCCCTCAGAGTGGTCTGAGCTATGAAGTTGGAGGCGGTTATGTAATCCTGCACCTTGACCACGGCATCTATCGGGTTGATGACCCTGTAATAAACGACAGCATCGACGTCGACGGTGACGTTATCCTTCGTTATTATCCTCTGTCTCGGTATGTC
This genomic interval from Candidatus Korarchaeota archaeon NZ13-K contains the following:
- a CDS encoding nodulation protein NfeD; this encodes MRTAGLLILLPFLALLICPLQADAGNRVLVTNVTGYISPATVEQVKLAVATAESGYDALVLQINTFGGQADATFSVVEVILSSKVPVIGYVYPQGSQALSAGTYILMATDYAAMSPYSTIGSAQPVVGYTPLNESKYLNAYSAKMRSYAAMHGRNETAAELLVRANVNLMAEEALRAHLIEAVEPSLESLLQRANGRVVRRGEVTFNLSVYPASVEYLPTSPRVEIMRYLSDPLLSSVLFSIGFMMLIVGISSPGWGAELAGIVLILLAVAGMGVSVDLVSLILLAIAASLFIAEMKKGLHGLGAISSTALLVLAILLMVGSPWRPTLVSFNWMIETILKLVVSVGGVGLIISFIFVKAIASILRRGPVSWLPTGKGVAVDDIPPGGVGYIRISGELWRATSDEEVRSGDAVEVIGRRDSILLVRKVRQQ
- a CDS encoding slipin family protein is translated as MRVVREYERAVIFRLGRLIGAKGPGLIFLIPFVDKPRVVDLRLLSFDIPRQRIITKDNVTVDVDAVVYYRVINPIDAVVKVQDYITASNFIAQTTLRDVVGQVELDELLTRRDELGKRIQTIVDEVTEGWGIKVTQVAIRDVVLPEEMLRAIAKQAEAERERRARVIMAEGELMAAQKMAEAAEFYARNPHAMRLRELQTWVEIARERNMVIITEGGPSPLAYAIAARKEEGK